From the genome of Proteus vulgaris, one region includes:
- a CDS encoding sulfite exporter TauE/SafE family protein has protein sequence MDWLFSDGIYLLLFFVALIAGFIDSIAGGGGLITIPALLSVGISPVQALATNKLQSVGGSFSATLYFIRRRVIDLKSQRFAILMTFIGAVSGAMLVQFINPEVLKQALPILTIAIGLYFLLTPSIGAQDSKQRIGYYTFGAILGGGVGFYDGIFGPGTGSFFALGYVMLLGYNLSKATAHAKLLNFTSNFGSLLFFIIGGQVIWTLGLVMLCGQFIGARLGAGLVLTKGQKLIRPMLVIISFLMSIKLINDNHGDTIALWFSALFN, from the coding sequence ATGGATTGGCTCTTTTCAGATGGCATCTACCTTCTTCTCTTCTTTGTCGCTTTAATTGCGGGTTTTATCGATTCAATTGCTGGTGGCGGCGGTTTAATTACTATTCCTGCTTTACTTTCGGTCGGTATTTCACCAGTACAAGCGCTTGCAACCAATAAACTGCAGTCTGTTGGTGGTTCATTTTCTGCAACACTCTATTTTATACGTCGCAGGGTTATTGATTTAAAATCCCAACGATTTGCGATTTTAATGACCTTTATTGGTGCGGTTTCTGGCGCTATGTTGGTGCAATTTATTAATCCAGAGGTTCTGAAACAAGCACTTCCTATTCTCACTATTGCTATTGGTCTTTATTTTCTTCTTACTCCGTCAATTGGTGCTCAAGACAGTAAACAACGTATTGGTTACTATACATTTGGCGCAATATTAGGCGGAGGTGTGGGTTTTTATGATGGTATTTTTGGACCTGGTACAGGTTCTTTTTTCGCTTTAGGTTATGTCATGTTACTTGGATATAATCTCTCAAAAGCGACTGCCCATGCTAAGTTACTCAATTTCACCTCTAATTTTGGATCCCTACTATTTTTTATTATTGGTGGGCAAGTTATTTGGACTCTTGGTTTAGTTATGCTTTGTGGGCAATTTATTGGTGCTCGCTTAGGTGCAGGCTTGGTTTTAACGAAAGGGCAAAAATTAATAAGGCCTATGCTGGTCATTATCTCCTTCTTGATGAGCATCAAACTCATTAATGACAATCATGGCGATACTATTGCACTTTGGTTCTCTGCACTTTTTAATTAG
- the aroC gene encoding chorismate synthase, with the protein MAGNSIGQLFRVTTFGESHGVALGCIVDGVPPGLPLTEADLQVDLDRRRPGTSRYTTQRREPDQVRILSGVFNGVTTGTSIGLLIENTDQRSQDYSEIKDVFRPGHADYTYEQKYGLRDYRGGGRSSARETAMRVAAGAIAKKYLKEKLGIEVRGYLSQLGPITCDLVDWSIVESNPFFCPDPSRLDALDEYMRALKKEGNSIGAKVTVVAQGVPAGFGEPVFDRLDADLAHALMSINAVKGIEIGDGFGVVTLKGTENRDEITKNGFTSNHAGGILGGISSGQPIVAHIALKPTSSITIAGKTINRDGEEVDMITKGRHDPCVGIRAIPIAEAMMAIVLLDHALRQRGQCGDVVPPLMQW; encoded by the coding sequence ATGGCAGGAAACAGTATCGGACAATTATTCAGAGTGACGACTTTCGGTGAGTCTCATGGTGTTGCATTAGGTTGTATTGTTGATGGTGTGCCTCCTGGATTACCTTTAACAGAAGCCGATTTACAAGTTGATTTAGATAGACGTAGACCCGGAACTTCACGCTATACCACACAACGTCGTGAGCCTGATCAAGTTCGTATTTTGTCGGGTGTATTTAATGGTGTCACTACAGGAACTAGCATCGGTTTGTTGATTGAAAACACTGACCAACGCTCTCAAGATTACAGTGAAATCAAAGATGTTTTTCGTCCTGGTCATGCTGATTATACCTACGAACAAAAATATGGTTTACGTGATTATCGTGGTGGTGGACGCTCTTCTGCTCGTGAGACAGCTATGCGTGTTGCCGCAGGTGCAATTGCAAAAAAATACCTAAAAGAGAAATTAGGTATCGAAGTTCGAGGTTACCTATCTCAATTAGGGCCAATTACGTGTGATCTTGTTGATTGGTCTATTGTCGAAAGTAATCCATTTTTCTGTCCTGATCCTTCGCGTTTAGATGCACTTGATGAATATATGCGCGCACTTAAAAAAGAAGGCAATTCTATTGGTGCAAAAGTCACCGTTGTTGCTCAAGGCGTACCTGCTGGATTTGGTGAACCTGTCTTTGATCGACTAGATGCTGATTTAGCACATGCTTTGATGAGTATTAATGCCGTTAAAGGTATTGAAATTGGTGATGGTTTTGGTGTTGTAACATTAAAAGGTACAGAGAACCGAGATGAAATCACCAAGAATGGTTTTACCAGTAATCATGCTGGTGGGATTTTAGGGGGAATTAGCAGTGGTCAGCCTATTGTTGCACATATCGCATTAAAACCGACCTCTAGTATCACGATTGCAGGCAAAACAATTAATCGTGACGGTGAGGAAGTCGATATGATAACTAAGGGGCGTCACGATCCTTGTGTGGGAATACGCGCTATTCCAATTGCAGAAGCGATGATGGCAATTGTATTACTCGATCATGCATTGCGTCAGCGTGGTCAGTGTGGTGATGTTGTGCCACCTTTAATGCAGTGGTAA
- the prmB gene encoding 50S ribosomal protein L3 N(5)-glutamine methyltransferase gives MDITLKEEAVADLSTILDMLRWAMSQFNSSDIYYGHGTDNAWDEALQLVLPTIALPLDIPDALLSTKLTTSEKMEIITLIESRIEEKIPVPYLTHRAWFCGHEFYVDERVLIPRSPIGELINNHFDGLIQQEPTRILDLCTGSGCIAIACAHEFEDAEVDAVDISVDALEVAEFNIENHGLAHRVYPMQSDLFNAIVPTPYDIIVTNPPYVDVEDMGDLPDEYQVEPELALASGIDGLDITRQILLKAPEYLSEKGVLVCEVGNSMVHLIEQFPDVPFTWLEFDNGGLGVFMLTREQLVEYSACFSTDKR, from the coding sequence TTGGATATAACACTAAAAGAGGAAGCAGTTGCTGATTTAAGCACTATCCTAGATATGCTACGTTGGGCTATGAGTCAGTTTAATTCATCTGACATTTATTATGGTCATGGCACAGATAACGCATGGGATGAAGCATTACAGCTTGTATTACCAACTATTGCACTTCCTTTAGATATTCCAGATGCGCTGTTATCGACTAAATTAACAACCTCTGAAAAAATGGAAATTATTACTCTGATTGAAAGTCGAATTGAGGAAAAGATCCCTGTTCCTTATTTAACTCATCGAGCTTGGTTCTGCGGTCATGAATTTTATGTTGATGAACGTGTGCTTATTCCTCGTTCCCCTATTGGTGAATTAATCAATAACCATTTTGATGGTTTAATCCAGCAAGAGCCAACACGTATTCTTGATTTATGTACCGGAAGTGGTTGTATCGCCATTGCATGTGCTCATGAATTTGAAGATGCGGAAGTGGATGCGGTTGATATTTCTGTAGATGCTCTGGAAGTGGCAGAATTTAATATTGAAAACCACGGTCTGGCTCATCGTGTTTACCCAATGCAATCTGATTTATTTAACGCTATTGTTCCAACGCCTTACGATATTATTGTGACGAATCCGCCTTATGTTGATGTTGAAGATATGGGTGATTTACCAGATGAATACCAAGTTGAACCAGAATTAGCATTGGCATCAGGTATTGATGGTCTTGATATTACACGCCAAATTTTACTAAAAGCGCCTGAATATTTAAGTGAAAAAGGTGTTCTTGTGTGTGAAGTAGGAAACAGCATGGTTCATCTTATCGAACAATTCCCAGACGTTCCGTTTACATGGCTTGAGTTTGATAATGGTGGGCTTGGTGTCTTTATGTTAACTCGCGAACAGCTTGTCGAATATTCAGCGTGTTTTTCTACTGATAAACGTTGA
- the smrB gene encoding endonuclease SmrB, whose protein sequence is MNKKFSLPPSEIELFQEMIKGTKKLPQDKILHSPKRKKVTHYAIERLQQEQVDASYYFSDEFQPNLATEGPMRYLREGANAYELKKLRRGDYVPDFFLDLHGLTQLIAKQEIGALIAACRREHVYCACIMHGHGKHILKQQTPLWLAQHPDVIAFHQAPKEWGGDAALLVLVENDDIARR, encoded by the coding sequence ATGAATAAAAAATTTTCACTGCCACCTTCTGAAATTGAGTTATTTCAGGAAATGATAAAAGGTACAAAGAAATTACCTCAAGATAAAATACTTCACTCGCCAAAACGTAAAAAAGTGACACACTACGCTATTGAACGTTTGCAACAAGAACAAGTTGATGCTTCATATTATTTTTCTGATGAATTTCAACCTAATTTAGCGACAGAAGGCCCTATGCGCTACCTAAGAGAAGGCGCAAATGCTTATGAGTTGAAAAAACTACGTCGTGGCGATTATGTTCCTGATTTTTTTCTAGATTTACATGGTTTAACACAACTAATTGCCAAACAAGAGATTGGTGCTTTGATTGCAGCCTGTAGGCGAGAGCACGTTTACTGTGCTTGTATTATGCATGGACATGGCAAACATATTTTAAAACAACAAACACCACTTTGGTTAGCGCAGCACCCAGATGTCATTGCGTTCCATCAAGCCCCAAAAGAATGGGGAGGTGATGCCGCGTTATTAGTGTTAGTCGAAAATGATGATATTGCCCGTCGTTGA
- the sixA gene encoding phosphohistidine phosphatase SixA yields the protein MQIFIMRHGEAALDAASDALRPLTERGRSESIKMAEWMTTQGHPIDYVLVSPYLRAQQTLEAVKTDLALPSKIETDEGLIPGGNPSHIAHYLRALGDTGYQNILVISHLPLVGYVVAELCPAVCAPMFSTSTIACVDFDLSKGAGELLWQVSPSTLK from the coding sequence ATGCAAATTTTTATTATGCGCCATGGAGAAGCAGCGCTTGATGCTGCAAGCGACGCACTACGACCACTGACTGAGCGTGGAAGAAGTGAATCAATAAAGATGGCTGAATGGATGACAACGCAAGGGCATCCTATCGATTATGTTTTAGTTAGCCCTTATTTACGAGCTCAACAAACATTAGAGGCTGTAAAAACAGATTTAGCGCTACCAAGCAAAATAGAAACCGACGAAGGGCTTATTCCTGGTGGTAATCCTTCACATATTGCACATTATTTACGTGCTTTAGGAGATACAGGATATCAAAATATCTTGGTTATATCCCATTTGCCTTTAGTCGGCTATGTTGTGGCTGAATTGTGCCCTGCAGTGTGTGCGCCTATGTTTTCAACATCAACGATTGCTTGTGTTGATTTTGATTTGTCAAAAGGTGCAGGGGAGTTGCTATGGCAAGTCTCACCTTCAACATTGAAATAA
- the fadJ gene encoding fatty acid oxidation complex subunit alpha FadJ has translation MEQQQTTLEKPSVFQFSVRNDKVGVITIDVIGEKVNTLKAEFVQQFQDVLKQAQQHSGVKGLIITSGKADSFIAGADISMIAGCKTKEEASALAKAGQDLFTQLENYPLPVVAAINGACLGGGLELALACHGRICSDNNKTRLGLPEVQLGLLPGSGGTQRLPRLIGVTSALDLILTGKQINAKRALKLGLVNDVVSQDILLDVAAKWILSGKKEQKKHSIMDRFWANTTLGRNILFGQAKKRALAKTKGHYPAVERILHVIERGLEKDIQTGFKEEATAFGELAMTPVSSSLRHLFFASTTLKNETGSSQKPDGLHHIGILGGGLMGGGIAFVTATKGNLPARIKDISDKGIAQALNYSWKALSSKVSKKRLSARERQRQMSLLSGSLDYSGFHQSNIIVEAVFEDLALKQKMVADIEDVGKGKIIFASNTSSLPIHEIAKTAKYPEKVIGLHYFSPVEKMPLVEVIPHDNTNEKTIATTVAFAKKQGKVAIVVGDKPGFYVNRILAPYISEALTCLVQGEPIENIDKALVQFGFPVGPIQLLDEVGIDIGTKITPILVNAFGERFASPPAVDAIIADDRKGRKNGRGFYLYTKHVLPFSFGKNKKQPDPTIYRLLQIKPKSQLSYSEITERCLLLMLNEAVRCLDENIIKQPRDGDIGAVFGIGFPPFFGGPFRYMDSMGTTKVVEKLNQLADKYGERYRPCERLVEMAKRNERFYD, from the coding sequence ATGGAACAACAACAAACAACACTAGAAAAACCTTCCGTTTTCCAATTTTCAGTTCGTAACGATAAAGTCGGCGTTATAACAATTGATGTTATCGGCGAAAAAGTGAATACCTTAAAAGCTGAATTTGTACAGCAGTTCCAAGATGTTTTGAAACAAGCGCAACAACATTCTGGTGTAAAAGGATTAATTATCACATCAGGTAAGGCAGATAGTTTTATTGCTGGCGCTGATATCTCAATGATTGCAGGTTGCAAAACAAAAGAAGAAGCAAGTGCACTCGCAAAAGCAGGACAAGACCTTTTTACCCAACTTGAAAATTACCCATTACCCGTTGTTGCAGCTATCAATGGTGCATGTCTTGGTGGGGGACTTGAATTAGCATTGGCCTGCCACGGACGAATTTGTTCGGATAATAACAAAACACGTTTAGGGCTTCCTGAGGTGCAACTTGGGTTATTGCCCGGCTCAGGGGGAACTCAGCGTTTACCTCGTCTTATTGGTGTGACGTCGGCGTTAGATTTAATTTTAACAGGTAAACAAATCAATGCTAAACGAGCGTTGAAATTAGGTCTTGTTAATGATGTTGTTTCACAAGATATTTTATTAGATGTTGCAGCAAAATGGATTTTGTCGGGTAAAAAAGAGCAGAAAAAACATTCAATCATGGATCGTTTCTGGGCAAATACCACATTAGGGAGAAATATACTTTTTGGGCAAGCGAAAAAACGCGCATTAGCTAAGACAAAAGGGCATTATCCTGCAGTTGAACGTATTTTGCATGTAATAGAGCGTGGACTCGAAAAAGATATTCAAACAGGGTTTAAAGAAGAGGCAACTGCTTTTGGTGAGTTAGCGATGACACCAGTTTCATCGTCGTTAAGACATCTCTTTTTTGCTTCAACAACACTTAAAAATGAGACAGGTTCATCTCAAAAACCTGATGGTTTGCATCATATCGGTATTTTAGGTGGGGGATTAATGGGGGGCGGTATTGCTTTTGTTACTGCCACAAAGGGCAATTTACCTGCAAGGATCAAAGATATTAGCGATAAGGGAATTGCTCAAGCCTTAAATTATAGTTGGAAAGCGCTTTCGTCCAAGGTCAGTAAAAAAAGATTATCTGCACGTGAACGTCAACGCCAAATGAGCTTACTTTCTGGTTCATTGGATTACAGCGGTTTTCATCAATCCAACATTATTGTTGAAGCGGTGTTTGAAGATCTTGCTTTAAAACAGAAAATGGTGGCAGATATTGAAGATGTGGGGAAAGGTAAAATTATTTTTGCATCTAACACCTCTTCATTACCTATTCATGAAATTGCAAAAACAGCGAAATATCCAGAAAAAGTGATTGGGCTTCACTATTTTAGCCCTGTAGAAAAAATGCCATTAGTTGAAGTTATTCCACATGATAATACTAACGAAAAAACTATTGCAACAACGGTGGCTTTCGCTAAAAAGCAAGGTAAGGTTGCGATAGTTGTAGGTGATAAACCCGGATTCTATGTTAATCGTATTCTAGCTCCTTATATTAGTGAAGCATTGACCTGTTTAGTACAGGGTGAACCGATTGAAAATATTGATAAAGCACTCGTTCAATTTGGCTTCCCTGTAGGGCCTATTCAGTTATTGGATGAAGTTGGTATCGATATTGGTACAAAAATAACACCAATATTAGTGAATGCATTTGGTGAACGATTTGCTTCTCCACCTGCTGTTGATGCCATTATTGCTGATGATAGAAAAGGGCGTAAAAATGGCAGAGGTTTTTACCTTTATACAAAACATGTTCTGCCTTTTTCATTTGGAAAAAATAAAAAACAGCCCGATCCTACTATTTATCGTCTTTTACAAATTAAACCCAAAAGCCAATTGTCTTACTCTGAAATCACAGAACGTTGTTTGTTATTGATGCTAAATGAAGCAGTTCGTTGCTTAGATGAAAATATTATAAAACAACCTCGTGATGGTGATATTGGTGCTGTTTTTGGTATCGGTTTCCCTCCTTTCTTTGGTGGCCCTTTCCGTTATATGGATAGTATGGGAACAACAAAAGTAGTAGAAAAACTTAATCAACTTGCTGATAAATATGGTGAAAGATATCGTCCTTGTGAACGGTTAGTTGAAATGGCTAAACGAAATGAACGTTTTTATGACTAA
- the fadI gene encoding acetyl-CoA C-acyltransferase FadI yields MKSSTNSAMKDRIAIVSGLRLPFAKQATAYRGIPAVELGRSVVQELVTRNEIPPEIIDQLVFGQVVQMPEAPNIAREIVLGAGLSVKTDAYSVTRACATSFQAIANVAESMMAGHVSVGIAGGADSSSVLPIGVSKKLADVLLSLNKAKSLGQRLSYLSQLRFRDLLPVAPAVAEYSTGLRMGDTAEQMAKTYHISRVAQDELAHRSHQLATKAWEMGKLDNEVMTAFFPPYKEGFHQDNNIRKNSVLDSYAKLKPAFDRRHGSVTAANSTPLTDGAAAVLMMKESVAKSLGYQPIGYLRSYAFTATDVWKDMLLGPSYATPLALSRAGLSLSDLTLIDMHEAFAAQTLSNLTLFASERFAKEQLGLSKAIGEVDMDKFNVLGGSIAYGHPFAATGARMVTQTLHELKRRGGGFGLTTACAAGGLGAAMILEVE; encoded by the coding sequence ATGAAGTCATCAACGAACAGTGCTATGAAAGATCGCATCGCCATTGTCAGCGGGCTACGCTTACCTTTTGCTAAACAAGCGACTGCGTATCGAGGAATACCTGCGGTTGAATTAGGGCGTTCAGTGGTTCAAGAATTAGTGACTCGCAATGAAATTCCTCCCGAAATTATCGATCAACTTGTTTTCGGACAAGTGGTTCAAATGCCAGAAGCACCGAATATTGCCAGAGAAATTGTACTCGGTGCTGGCTTAAGTGTAAAAACAGACGCTTACAGCGTTACAAGAGCATGTGCAACGAGTTTTCAAGCGATTGCAAATGTTGCTGAAAGCATGATGGCAGGGCATGTTTCTGTCGGTATTGCGGGTGGCGCAGATTCATCATCAGTTTTACCAATTGGTGTCAGTAAAAAATTAGCGGATGTCTTATTAAGTCTTAATAAAGCAAAATCATTAGGCCAGCGTTTAAGTTATTTAAGTCAATTGCGGTTTCGTGATCTTCTCCCTGTTGCTCCTGCTGTGGCTGAGTATTCAACGGGATTACGTATGGGAGATACCGCTGAGCAAATGGCAAAGACTTATCATATTTCTAGAGTTGCTCAAGATGAATTAGCACATCGTTCTCATCAATTAGCCACTAAAGCATGGGAAATGGGAAAACTAGATAATGAGGTAATGACCGCTTTTTTCCCGCCTTACAAAGAAGGTTTTCATCAAGATAACAATATTCGTAAAAACTCCGTTCTTGATTCTTACGCCAAGTTAAAACCGGCTTTTGATCGTCGCCATGGTAGTGTTACTGCTGCAAACAGTACGCCATTAACGGACGGCGCAGCCGCAGTATTAATGATGAAAGAGTCAGTTGCAAAAAGCTTAGGCTATCAACCGATTGGTTATCTACGTAGTTATGCGTTTACTGCAACAGATGTCTGGAAAGATATGTTATTAGGACCATCTTATGCCACGCCACTTGCGCTTTCGCGCGCAGGCCTCTCTTTGAGTGATCTAACATTAATTGATATGCATGAAGCTTTTGCTGCGCAAACGTTGAGTAATTTGACGTTATTTGCGAGTGAACGATTTGCTAAAGAGCAATTAGGATTATCTAAGGCAATTGGAGAGGTGGATATGGATAAATTTAATGTGCTAGGTGGTTCTATTGCTTATGGACACCCATTTGCAGCAACTGGGGCAAGAATGGTGACACAGACGCTCCATGAGCTTAAACGCCGAGGTGGTGGGTTTGGGTTAACGACTGCATGTGCGGCTGGTGGATTAGGTGCAGCTATGATTTTGGAGGTGGAATAA
- a CDS encoding YfcZ/YiiS family protein, whose amino-acid sequence MADAINRCSAEETAACCCVDVGTIIDNKNCTASYQHAFADKVEAQAMLDQLSAKAQSIASEPCKINQQFADVDGGVQLTADFTFSCEAENLIFQLGLR is encoded by the coding sequence ATGGCAGACGCAATTAATCGTTGTAGTGCAGAAGAAACCGCTGCTTGCTGTTGTGTAGATGTGGGTACTATTATTGACAATAAAAATTGCACTGCGTCATATCAGCATGCCTTCGCTGATAAAGTAGAAGCGCAAGCAATGTTGGATCAACTCAGTGCAAAAGCACAATCTATCGCTTCAGAGCCTTGCAAAATTAATCAACAATTTGCTGATGTAGATGGTGGTGTTCAACTTACTGCTGATTTTACATTTTCGTGTGAAGCAGAAAACCTGATCTTCCAGTTAGGATTACGTTAA
- the fadL gene encoding long-chain fatty acid transporter FadL: protein MNRKNLFTRTALATLVGVISSQAGAAGFQLNEYSTSALGRAFSGEGVIADDASVGSRNPAALTMFDRPEFSVGAIHINPSVDIKGKSPLTGTSTTAGDIAPSALVPNIHFVAPINDKWAIGASGTTNFGLATDFKKDYAAGLIGGKTDLKTMNLNLSAGYRVNNQFSVGLGLNALYADAEITRHVGEAGKVLGSAVSQKPGMGQLGSYLSSLSPSDRFAQLKGDAWGFGWNAGLLYEFDEGNRISFTYRSKVKVKFKDGEYQSDLRSIPQLEGMGIVGTNGETIKGKLDLNLPEIWEFAAYHRVAPKWAVHYNFAYTSWSAFEELKATRKSDGQQLFRKEEGFRDAWRVALGTTYYHDDNWTFRTGIAFDDSPVPADKRSISIPDQDRFWLSAGTTYAFNKDMSIDVGLAYMHGKKVTIKEKLSEDLPLPAYEFESSGKAWLYGMNFNYRF from the coding sequence ATGAACCGTAAAAACCTGTTTACCCGCACAGCACTAGCTACCTTGGTAGGTGTTATCTCCTCTCAAGCAGGTGCTGCCGGTTTTCAGTTAAATGAATATTCTACTTCAGCACTAGGGCGTGCATTTTCAGGAGAAGGCGTTATTGCCGATGACGCAAGCGTAGGTAGCCGTAACCCAGCTGCACTCACTATGTTTGATCGTCCTGAATTCTCTGTTGGTGCTATCCATATTAATCCAAGCGTCGACATTAAAGGTAAATCTCCACTTACAGGAACTAGCACTACTGCTGGTGATATCGCACCAAGTGCATTAGTCCCTAATATCCACTTTGTTGCCCCTATTAATGATAAATGGGCGATTGGTGCCTCGGGCACAACAAACTTTGGCTTAGCGACTGATTTTAAAAAGGATTATGCTGCAGGCCTTATTGGTGGTAAAACCGATTTAAAAACCATGAACTTAAACTTAAGTGCAGGTTATCGAGTAAATAATCAATTCAGTGTCGGCTTAGGCTTAAATGCCCTTTATGCTGATGCTGAAATTACCCGCCATGTTGGTGAAGCGGGTAAAGTTTTAGGTAGTGCTGTATCACAAAAACCGGGCATGGGACAATTAGGCAGTTATTTATCAAGCCTATCGCCAAGTGATCGCTTTGCTCAATTGAAAGGTGATGCATGGGGCTTTGGCTGGAACGCCGGTCTATTATATGAATTCGACGAAGGCAACCGTATAAGCTTTACTTACCGTTCTAAAGTTAAAGTGAAATTTAAAGACGGTGAATACCAAAGTGACTTACGTTCAATTCCACAACTCGAAGGAATGGGAATTGTAGGTACTAACGGCGAAACCATTAAAGGTAAACTTGATCTTAACTTACCAGAAATTTGGGAGTTTGCCGCTTATCATCGTGTAGCGCCAAAATGGGCGGTTCACTATAACTTTGCTTATACAAGCTGGAGTGCTTTCGAAGAGTTAAAGGCCACACGTAAGAGTGATGGTCAACAACTGTTCAGGAAAGAAGAAGGCTTCCGTGATGCATGGCGTGTGGCTTTAGGTACAACCTATTATCACGATGATAACTGGACATTCCGTACCGGTATCGCTTTCGATGATAGCCCAGTCCCTGCTGATAAACGTTCTATCTCCATTCCAGACCAAGATCGTTTCTGGTTAAGTGCGGGTACAACCTACGCATTTAACAAAGATATGTCTATTGATGTTGGCTTAGCATATATGCATGGTAAAAAAGTCACAATCAAAGAGAAATTATCTGAAGATCTGCCATTGCCTGCTTATGAATTCGAGTCATCAGGTAAAGCATGGTTATACGGTATGAACTTTAATTACCGTTTCTAA
- the mlaA gene encoding phospholipid-binding lipoprotein MlaA: protein MKYRLCGVALSVALLSGCASTPNNGEGRSDPLEGFNRQMFDFNYYVLDPYILRPVAVVWRDYVPPPARNGLSNFLGNLEEPASMLNSVLRGDFEKGAKHFGRFWINTVFGMGGLIDVAGMSKETMEKEVPMRFGSTLGHYGMDYGPYVVVPGYGSFTVREEGGDWADLTYPMLSYLTFWMSAGKWALEGIETRAQLLDSDAILQNSSDPYLMMREAYFQSNDFKAGTVKENPNAKAIEDDLDSID, encoded by the coding sequence ATGAAGTATCGCCTGTGCGGTGTTGCTCTTTCAGTCGCCTTACTTTCAGGATGTGCAAGTACCCCTAATAATGGGGAGGGGCGCTCTGACCCATTGGAAGGGTTTAACCGCCAGATGTTTGATTTTAACTACTATGTTTTAGACCCTTATATCCTACGCCCCGTTGCTGTTGTTTGGCGTGACTATGTACCGCCACCAGCAAGAAATGGCTTATCTAATTTTCTCGGTAACTTAGAAGAGCCCGCTAGTATGTTAAATAGTGTATTGCGTGGCGATTTTGAAAAAGGAGCAAAACATTTTGGTCGTTTTTGGATCAATACAGTCTTTGGTATGGGTGGCTTAATTGATGTTGCTGGTATGTCCAAAGAAACGATGGAAAAAGAAGTTCCAATGCGATTTGGTAGTACATTAGGTCATTATGGTATGGATTATGGCCCTTATGTGGTTGTACCGGGCTATGGTAGCTTTACTGTCCGTGAAGAGGGTGGTGACTGGGCTGACTTAACGTATCCTATGCTGAGTTATTTAACGTTTTGGATGTCAGCCGGTAAGTGGGCATTAGAAGGCATTGAAACACGGGCACAATTGCTCGATTCTGATGCTATTTTGCAAAATTCGTCTGATCCTTACTTAATGATGCGTGAAGCTTACTTCCAGAGTAATGACTTCAAAGCTGGTACGGTAAAAGAGAACCCTAATGCGAAAGCGATTGAAGATGATTTAGATTCAATTGACTAA
- a CDS encoding AAA family ATPase yields the protein MFTPQEVEQHTQSLTQLIANADQAITDENFEYLMNFYTENGTLVVKDDLHVSGKPSLKKAFMAIAEFFNHSLQVSQGKVKVIFGEDCALVLAQTLLSANMPNEGKFNTVREATYVFKLINDQWLCVIDNSYGTDLLKLSSDARLHFFCGKIASGKSTLAKSFAKSPRTVLINEDEWLSRLYPNQIKTVTDYIEKSELVKSVLSEHIAVLLKAGNTVIMDFPANTAKQRQWLKSLADNTGMPYLFHVLKVESAECKKRLSLRNQSDENPFKTTEVEFDFITEHFSYPVPEERLVIKEYN from the coding sequence ATGTTTACTCCACAAGAAGTTGAACAACATACCCAATCGCTAACACAACTAATTGCAAATGCAGATCAAGCTATTACTGACGAAAACTTTGAGTATTTAATGAACTTTTATACTGAAAATGGCACGTTGGTGGTTAAAGATGATTTGCATGTTTCTGGTAAGCCTTCACTGAAAAAAGCATTTATGGCGATTGCCGAATTTTTTAATCACTCACTGCAAGTTTCTCAAGGTAAAGTAAAAGTTATTTTTGGTGAAGATTGTGCGCTTGTTTTAGCACAAACACTTTTAAGTGCAAATATGCCAAATGAAGGAAAGTTTAATACGGTAAGAGAAGCTACTTATGTTTTTAAACTTATTAATGACCAATGGCTTTGTGTTATCGATAACTCTTATGGTACTGATTTATTAAAATTATCTTCTGATGCTCGTTTGCATTTTTTCTGTGGAAAAATTGCTTCTGGTAAATCAACGTTAGCAAAATCATTTGCTAAATCACCCAGAACGGTATTAATCAATGAAGATGAATGGTTATCGCGACTTTATCCAAATCAAATAAAGACAGTAACTGACTATATTGAAAAAAGTGAGTTAGTGAAGAGTGTATTAAGCGAACATATTGCAGTTCTTCTTAAAGCTGGAAATACCGTTATTATGGATTTTCCGGCGAATACAGCGAAGCAACGACAATGGTTAAAATCATTAGCTGATAATACGGGAATGCCCTATTTATTTCATGTTTTGAAAGTAGAAAGTGCTGAGTGTAAAAAACGATTATCTTTACGTAATCAATCAGATGAGAACCCGTTTAAAACCACAGAAGTAGAGTTTGATTTTATCACAGAGCATTTTTCGTACCCTGTTCCAGAAGAGCGATTAGTGATAAAAGAATATAATTAA